A stretch of the Archangium violaceum genome encodes the following:
- a CDS encoding DUF790 family protein: MLTRELLLFRVRDGKLRPTFVKREDAGLLSLASELIAEVEAGLERTRDEVEETLGLRAGAYTRPKVARGLVKLLVDRMLFEEPAEGISEARATAFREAARVLRALPPDATVEAYEARLAEAFPRPLPELREALYADLPGHRRLLGWEALSAPELLDRYNLALAQGPLFEARRLTLRARAPELLRVRKVLRWLKFCRLVAEVRRDGEDWVLEVEGPGAMLALQKKYGLQLASFLSVVPVLERWQLTAALESPRRRVTLVLDEKDPLVSPHTSALGHIPPEVATLAGGFDDADWELDLLPLPRHTGASGLCVPDLTFRHKKTGREVALELFHAWHAGPLTRRLEELRSRPDAGLLLGVDRALAKDTQERARLEAHPQVVLFHGFPSAKKLRARLSP, translated from the coding sequence ATGCTGACGCGCGAGTTGCTCCTCTTCCGCGTGCGCGACGGGAAGCTGCGCCCCACCTTCGTGAAGCGGGAGGACGCGGGACTGCTGAGCCTCGCGAGCGAGCTCATCGCCGAGGTGGAGGCGGGCCTCGAGCGCACGCGGGACGAGGTGGAGGAGACGCTGGGACTGCGTGCCGGCGCGTACACGCGGCCCAAGGTGGCGCGAGGGTTGGTGAAGCTGTTGGTGGACCGGATGCTCTTCGAGGAGCCCGCGGAGGGCATCTCCGAGGCCCGCGCGACGGCCTTCCGCGAGGCGGCCCGGGTGCTGCGCGCCCTGCCGCCGGACGCGACGGTGGAGGCCTACGAGGCCCGTCTGGCGGAGGCCTTCCCCCGCCCGCTGCCCGAGCTGCGCGAGGCCCTGTATGCCGACCTTCCAGGTCACCGGCGACTGCTGGGCTGGGAGGCCCTGTCCGCCCCGGAGTTGTTGGATCGCTACAACCTGGCGCTGGCCCAGGGGCCCCTGTTCGAAGCGCGGCGGCTGACGCTGCGGGCTCGGGCGCCGGAGCTGCTGCGGGTGCGCAAGGTGCTGCGCTGGCTGAAGTTCTGCCGCCTGGTGGCCGAGGTGCGGCGCGACGGCGAGGACTGGGTGCTGGAGGTGGAGGGCCCGGGCGCCATGCTGGCGCTGCAGAAGAAGTACGGCCTGCAGCTCGCGAGCTTCCTGTCGGTGGTCCCGGTGCTGGAGCGCTGGCAGCTCACGGCCGCCCTCGAGAGCCCCCGCCGCCGGGTGACGTTGGTGCTGGACGAGAAGGATCCCCTGGTGTCACCCCACACGAGCGCGCTGGGACACATCCCTCCCGAGGTGGCCACGCTGGCCGGAGGCTTCGACGACGCGGACTGGGAGCTGGACCTGCTGCCCCTGCCGCGCCACACGGGCGCCTCTGGACTGTGCGTGCCGGACCTGACCTTCCGTCACAAGAAGACGGGAAGGGAGGTCGCCCTGGAGCTGTTCCATGCGTGGCATGCCGGCCCACTGACGCGGCGGCTGGAGGAGCTGCGCTCGCGTCCAGATGCGGGACTGCTGCTGGGAGTGGATCGGGCGCTCGCGAAGGACACCCAGGAGCGCGCGCGGTTGGAGGCACATCCACAGGTGGTGCTCTTCCATGGATTCCCATCGGCGAAGAAGCTGCGCGCGAGGCTCTCACCGTGA
- a CDS encoding helix-turn-helix transcriptional regulator, whose amino-acid sequence MAKKLATRLGECARAARQRLNLTQEDVAERIGIATEVYGRLERGNMLPSVPTFRKLCAVLALSADEALGLSSESPAPWTPPPPPPEASEPAELRRLLRRARQLDRNSLRVLSLVAAHLGQKNG is encoded by the coding sequence ATGGCAAAAAAGCTCGCAACGAGGCTGGGAGAGTGCGCGCGCGCAGCCCGGCAGCGCCTCAACCTCACACAGGAAGACGTGGCGGAGCGGATCGGCATCGCCACGGAGGTATACGGGCGCCTGGAGCGAGGCAACATGCTTCCGAGCGTCCCCACCTTCCGCAAGCTGTGTGCCGTGCTCGCGCTGTCCGCCGACGAGGCCCTGGGCCTGTCCTCCGAGAGTCCCGCGCCGTGGACGCCTCCGCCCCCGCCGCCCGAGGCCAGTGAGCCCGCGGAGCTGCGCCGTCTCCTGCGGCGGGCCCGCCAGTTGGATCGCAACTCGCTCCGGGTGCTGAGCCTCGTGGCCGCGCACCTGGGCCAGAAGAACGGGTAG
- a CDS encoding response regulator — protein MSADIKPSYLFVDEDPLQLSALRRLLRDLPGTKRSATSGEEALLMAEAEPPSVVVAAYILPGMDGLSLLAALRAKTPGLLCGLHTTQLPARDILPPDVTVLLKPCPPERLRAFLMSGSATAAK, from the coding sequence ATGAGCGCGGACATCAAGCCCTCCTACCTCTTCGTCGACGAGGATCCGCTGCAACTCTCCGCGCTGAGGAGACTGTTGAGGGATCTGCCCGGCACCAAGCGCTCGGCGACGAGCGGAGAAGAGGCCCTGCTGATGGCGGAGGCGGAACCGCCCTCGGTCGTCGTCGCCGCGTACATCCTTCCGGGCATGGACGGGCTGTCGTTGCTGGCGGCCCTGCGGGCCAAGACCCCGGGACTGCTCTGCGGCCTGCACACCACGCAGCTGCCGGCCAGGGACATCCTTCCGCCGGATGTCACCGTGCTGCTCAAGCCCTGCCCGCCCGAGCGGCTGCGCGCCTTCCTGATGTCGGGCTCGGCCACCGCGGCGAAGTGA
- a CDS encoding MbtH family protein: MSNQDTEDTQKYKVVVNHEEQYSIWPADRENALGWKDAGKEGSKAECLDYIKQVWTDMRPLSLRKKMEEAAKGS; this comes from the coding sequence ATGAGCAACCAGGACACCGAGGACACGCAGAAGTACAAGGTCGTGGTCAACCACGAGGAGCAGTACTCCATCTGGCCGGCGGACCGCGAGAACGCCCTGGGCTGGAAGGACGCCGGCAAGGAGGGCTCCAAGGCCGAGTGCCTCGACTACATCAAGCAGGTGTGGACGGACATGCGTCCGCTGAGCCTGCGCAAGAAGATGGAGGAGGCCGCGAAGGGCTCGTGA
- a CDS encoding AAA domain-containing protein — translation MRSVLPEDLLAALESERSLYRWVMLKGAEDVRLEDESMLGLTPQPAADPSWGGGQLIGFLPDERRFVGEIVHVDPTNGRVFISTRSLGHIPPEVVSAERWAFQPFDFSEALLAASRAYDSRGPHVRESLDRVRGLVPDDGAGPSPGPEDLWEKPWALLWGPPGTGKTETVARLLAQAIQRNPKERILAVAPTNRAADTLALRVARMLSKAGALYAPDTTCRIFRGGVGVGQELTHAFPAVLHDSGYQKHAARIEHMEERVRREFLNGATSSRLATVKAELRKVRDSLTDETLFVAREGFATLMVLTVHRALRLVSELEGTQRFDRLVVDEAGMVSRAAVGLMAPLARKVLLGGDPKQIGPVSRALEGAERPVQTWMRSSPLSHLEDAKAAVESSHVLLLRTQHRMHPQIGSVVSRFSYAGMLEDGEGPRTRQPKTVDVYPAARACWVVLDEATRDARRVCHERGESGHGYRRPFSAEMVMALAGPALKAGLKVLAVTPYRAQAALLRAMALEKGWSESRFQASTIHRQQGTEYDVVVVDTVAAGRPFAPSELTPMLNVAASRAREYLFVISSRAESEAAIPAQLLELLTPVAPSLEPRLSLQPLLVMPGVRARVARRPEALGQEIDSLRSMGPLFTQEQVALFDRRFDEGHHLVRGVAGSGKTYVLAHWVARYLAEHPDSRVLVSFFNKALTPLLSRLLVAALRQRLGKRAPLMTQRVTLMHMTGTGAFAPESFDAVFVDEAQDLSATELAHLYALARPLARGEGPPLKAFLLFADDSQNVYGHSAVEALRKELPDGLDFTGRVRVLREAFRSTRQVSELAFNVVLDPLGRHGVANPGMREFMRAHELREQGLLEAPVAGVDGLYRLQCTEREGVVPVVRAFDSPQAEEAWLVREVKRLMREEGVLPSDVLVVAPVRPARLSEALEREGLQAVAFGGRSGQDVSGFSVGKVDYVRVTTAFSCKGHESPVVFLCGVDALDDMAWMEGRPGRTERELERTRRALFYVGATRAMVRQYVSGLAGARFTRVAAEYARALARGVR, via the coding sequence GTGCGCTCGGTGCTGCCGGAGGATCTGCTGGCGGCGTTGGAGAGCGAGCGCTCCCTGTACCGCTGGGTGATGCTCAAGGGCGCCGAGGACGTGCGGCTGGAGGACGAGTCGATGCTCGGCCTCACCCCTCAGCCCGCCGCGGATCCGAGCTGGGGCGGAGGGCAGCTCATCGGCTTCCTCCCCGATGAGCGCCGCTTCGTGGGGGAGATCGTCCATGTGGATCCCACCAACGGGCGCGTCTTCATCTCCACGCGCTCGTTGGGCCACATTCCGCCCGAGGTGGTCTCCGCGGAGCGCTGGGCCTTCCAGCCCTTCGACTTCTCCGAGGCGCTCCTCGCCGCCTCTCGGGCCTACGACTCGCGTGGGCCTCATGTCCGCGAGTCGCTGGACCGCGTCCGGGGACTCGTCCCCGACGATGGCGCGGGCCCCTCGCCCGGACCCGAGGACCTCTGGGAGAAGCCCTGGGCCCTGCTCTGGGGACCTCCGGGCACGGGCAAGACGGAGACGGTGGCGCGGCTGCTCGCGCAGGCCATTCAGCGCAACCCCAAGGAGCGCATCCTCGCGGTGGCGCCCACCAACCGCGCCGCCGATACGCTCGCCCTGCGTGTGGCCCGCATGCTGTCCAAGGCCGGGGCCCTCTACGCGCCAGACACCACCTGCCGCATCTTCCGCGGCGGCGTGGGCGTGGGCCAGGAACTGACGCACGCCTTCCCCGCCGTCCTCCACGACTCGGGGTACCAGAAGCACGCGGCGCGCATCGAGCACATGGAGGAGCGCGTGCGCCGCGAGTTCCTCAACGGCGCCACCTCCTCGCGGTTGGCCACCGTGAAGGCCGAGCTGCGCAAGGTGCGCGATAGCCTCACGGACGAGACGCTCTTCGTCGCGCGGGAAGGCTTCGCCACGCTGATGGTGCTCACCGTGCACCGGGCGCTGCGGCTCGTGTCCGAGTTGGAAGGCACCCAGCGTTTCGACCGGCTGGTGGTGGACGAGGCGGGCATGGTGTCGCGGGCCGCCGTGGGGCTGATGGCGCCGCTGGCACGCAAGGTGTTGCTGGGAGGAGACCCCAAGCAGATCGGCCCCGTCAGCCGGGCGCTGGAGGGGGCGGAGCGGCCGGTGCAGACGTGGATGCGCAGCTCGCCGTTGTCGCACCTGGAGGACGCGAAGGCCGCGGTGGAGTCCTCGCACGTGTTGCTGCTGCGCACGCAGCACCGCATGCACCCTCAAATCGGCTCCGTGGTGAGCCGCTTCAGCTACGCGGGGATGTTGGAGGACGGCGAGGGACCGCGCACCCGGCAGCCGAAGACGGTGGACGTGTACCCGGCCGCGCGCGCCTGCTGGGTGGTGCTGGACGAGGCCACCCGGGACGCTCGCCGCGTCTGCCACGAGCGGGGCGAGTCGGGCCACGGCTACCGGAGGCCCTTCTCCGCGGAGATGGTGATGGCGCTCGCCGGGCCGGCGTTGAAGGCGGGCCTGAAGGTGCTGGCGGTGACGCCGTACCGGGCCCAGGCGGCGCTGCTGCGCGCGATGGCCCTGGAGAAGGGGTGGAGCGAGTCGCGCTTCCAGGCCTCCACCATCCACCGGCAGCAGGGCACCGAGTACGACGTCGTCGTGGTGGACACCGTGGCCGCCGGGCGCCCCTTCGCCCCGAGCGAGCTCACCCCCATGCTCAACGTGGCCGCCAGTCGCGCGCGAGAGTACCTCTTCGTGATCTCCTCGCGCGCCGAGTCCGAGGCCGCCATTCCCGCGCAGCTGCTGGAGTTGCTCACCCCCGTGGCGCCGAGCCTGGAGCCCCGCCTCTCGCTGCAGCCCTTGTTGGTGATGCCGGGCGTGCGCGCGCGGGTGGCGCGGCGGCCCGAGGCCCTGGGGCAGGAGATCGACTCACTGCGGAGCATGGGGCCGCTCTTCACCCAGGAGCAGGTGGCGCTCTTCGATCGGCGCTTCGACGAGGGGCACCACCTGGTGCGCGGGGTGGCGGGCAGCGGGAAGACGTACGTGCTGGCGCACTGGGTGGCGCGCTACCTCGCCGAGCACCCGGACTCGCGGGTGCTGGTGTCCTTCTTCAACAAGGCTCTGACGCCACTGCTGTCGCGCCTGCTGGTGGCGGCCCTGCGGCAGCGGCTCGGCAAGCGCGCGCCGTTGATGACGCAGCGGGTGACGCTCATGCACATGACGGGCACGGGGGCCTTCGCTCCGGAGAGCTTCGATGCCGTCTTCGTGGACGAGGCGCAGGACCTGAGCGCCACGGAGCTCGCGCACCTGTACGCGCTGGCCCGTCCGCTCGCGCGCGGCGAGGGTCCTCCGCTCAAGGCGTTCCTGCTCTTCGCGGATGACTCGCAGAACGTGTACGGCCACAGCGCGGTGGAGGCCCTGCGCAAGGAGCTGCCGGACGGACTCGACTTCACCGGCCGGGTGCGCGTGCTGCGCGAGGCCTTCCGCTCCACGCGCCAGGTGTCCGAGCTGGCCTTCAACGTGGTGTTGGATCCCCTCGGACGGCATGGGGTTGCCAACCCCGGCATGCGCGAGTTCATGCGGGCGCACGAGCTGCGGGAGCAGGGCCTGTTGGAGGCACCGGTGGCGGGCGTGGACGGGCTGTACCGGCTGCAGTGCACCGAGCGCGAGGGCGTGGTGCCGGTGGTGCGGGCCTTCGACTCGCCCCAGGCGGAGGAGGCGTGGCTGGTGCGCGAGGTGAAGCGGCTGATGCGGGAGGAGGGGGTGCTGCCCTCGGACGTGCTGGTGGTGGCGCCGGTGCGGCCGGCCCGGTTGTCCGAGGCGCTGGAGCGCGAGGGCCTCCAGGCGGTGGCCTTCGGGGGCCGGAGCGGTCAGGACGTGTCGGGCTTCAGCGTGGGGAAGGTGGACTACGTCCGGGTGACGACGGCCTTCTCGTGCAAGGGGCACGAGAGTCCGGTGGTGTTCCTCTGCGGCGTGGACGCGCTGGACGACATGGCGTGGATGGAGGGCCGGCCGGGGCGCACGGAGCGCGAGCTGGAGCGGACGCGCCGCGCCCTCTTCTACGTGGGGGCCACGCGGGCCATGGTGCGCCAGTACGTGAGCGGGCTCGCCGGTGCCCGCTTCACTCGGGTGGCCGCCGAATACGCGCGGGCGCTCGCGCGGGGCGTACGGTGA
- a CDS encoding metallophosphoesterase family protein — protein MKLYALSDLHLRYEHNRQALESLAPHPDDWLIVAGDVGETLEHMDFAWRTLTKRFRQVIWVPGNHELWTLTREQPALRGEARYQQVVAQCRSYGVLTPEDPYPRWPGEGPHRVLVPLFLLYDYSFRPDHVPEEKAIEWALETHVLCTDEAVLHPDPYPTRSAWCAARVEQALARLEALPADCSTILINHFPLRYEHVRLPRIPRFSIWCGTKKTEDWHLRFRAEVVVSGHLHMPATLWRDGVRFEEVSLGYPQQWTWRGDISRCLREILPGTPR, from the coding sequence ATGAAGCTCTACGCCCTAAGCGATCTCCACCTGCGTTACGAGCACAACCGGCAGGCGCTCGAATCGCTCGCTCCCCATCCAGACGACTGGCTCATCGTGGCCGGGGACGTGGGCGAGACGCTGGAGCACATGGACTTCGCGTGGCGCACGCTGACCAAGCGCTTCCGCCAGGTGATCTGGGTACCAGGCAACCATGAGCTGTGGACACTGACGCGCGAGCAGCCCGCGCTCCGAGGCGAGGCCCGATACCAACAAGTCGTGGCCCAGTGCCGCTCGTACGGCGTGCTCACACCGGAGGACCCCTATCCGCGCTGGCCGGGCGAGGGCCCGCACCGGGTGCTGGTGCCACTCTTCCTGCTCTACGACTACTCCTTCCGCCCGGACCACGTCCCCGAGGAAAAGGCCATCGAGTGGGCGCTGGAGACGCACGTGCTGTGCACCGACGAGGCCGTGCTCCACCCGGACCCCTACCCCACCCGGTCCGCCTGGTGCGCGGCGCGCGTCGAACAGGCGCTCGCCCGCCTGGAGGCCCTGCCGGCGGACTGCTCCACCATCCTCATCAACCACTTCCCGCTGCGCTACGAGCACGTGCGCCTGCCGCGAATCCCCCGCTTCTCCATCTGGTGCGGCACGAAGAAGACGGAGGACTGGCACCTGCGCTTCCGGGCCGAGGTGGTGGTCTCCGGCCACCTGCACATGCCGGCCACGCTGTGGCGAGACGGGGTGCGCTTCGAGGAGGTGTCGCTCGGCTATCCCCAGCAGTGGACCTGGCGCGGCGACATCTCTCGGTGCCTCCGGGAGATATTGCCCGGGACCCCGCGTTAG
- a CDS encoding ATP-binding domain-containing protein translates to MICRSPEAARTVERALRHGSPVRLALDGEFEFRSGLTVTCVQEVKGLEFDHVIVPDASAGTYPDTRESRRALYVAVTRATHRLGLASAGAWSPLLAR, encoded by the coding sequence GTGATCTGCCGCTCGCCCGAGGCCGCGCGGACCGTCGAGCGCGCGCTCCGGCACGGCAGTCCGGTGCGGCTGGCGCTCGATGGGGAATTCGAGTTCCGGTCCGGGCTCACGGTGACGTGCGTGCAGGAGGTGAAGGGGCTCGAGTTCGACCATGTGATCGTTCCGGATGCCTCGGCGGGCACGTACCCGGATACGCGGGAGTCCCGCCGGGCGCTGTACGTCGCCGTCACCCGAGCGACGCACCGGCTCGGGCTCGCCTCGGCCGGAGCCTGGAGCCCGTTGCTCGCGCGCTGA
- a CDS encoding carbohydrate-binding module family 20 domain-containing protein, whose protein sequence is MSKLIPCLVSAAGLAMLAEAGAAQAATQQAQASSAILVQGFHWNSANATSPNWYGVLSSKASDLGAMGFTHVWFPPPSDAASKEGYLPRQLNVLDSSYGSETDLKNAINAFSNSGVKVVADVVINHRVGTSNWADFTNPSWGSYAVTSNDEWGQGTGAADSGDGYGAARDLDHSNPVVQGDLKNWLSSRLKGVGFSGIRYDYSKGYAPGYAKVYHDAMAPDFCVGEVWTDLNYGNVDAHRQQLLNYVDGTGGTCGVFDFTTKGLLNQALSYNEYGRLRDGSGKPAGGIGWWAQKMVTFVDNHDTGPSENCDVGQRHWPVPCDKVMQGYAYVLTHPGIPSVYYPHIYDWNLKAAIKALMDVRKSQGITSTSTVSIQRAENGLYAAIINGNTAMKIGSTDWSPGTGWTLATSGSGYAVWKQGSGSGGGDGGGGTCTSVPVSFSINNANTTFGQELYVVGNQTALGSWTPASGFRLTIQGTGANATWSGTVQLPPSTATQYKYVKWNGSTAVWESNQSTSSGNREFTTPACGGSATRGDGGFNH, encoded by the coding sequence GTGAGCAAGCTCATCCCTTGTCTCGTCTCGGCCGCGGGCCTCGCGATGCTGGCGGAGGCGGGAGCCGCCCAGGCCGCCACCCAGCAGGCCCAGGCCAGCAGTGCCATCCTCGTGCAGGGCTTCCACTGGAACTCCGCCAACGCCACGAGCCCGAACTGGTACGGCGTCCTCTCCAGCAAGGCGTCGGACCTGGGAGCCATGGGCTTCACCCATGTGTGGTTCCCGCCGCCGAGCGACGCGGCGTCCAAGGAAGGCTATCTGCCCCGGCAGCTCAATGTCCTCGATTCGAGCTATGGCAGCGAGACCGATCTGAAGAACGCCATCAATGCCTTCTCCAACAGTGGGGTGAAGGTCGTCGCGGATGTCGTCATCAACCACCGCGTGGGCACCTCCAACTGGGCGGACTTCACCAACCCCAGCTGGGGCAGCTATGCCGTGACGTCCAACGATGAGTGGGGTCAGGGAACGGGCGCCGCGGACTCCGGCGATGGCTACGGCGCCGCGCGCGATCTGGATCACAGCAACCCGGTGGTGCAGGGGGATTTGAAGAACTGGCTGAGCAGCCGGCTCAAGGGCGTGGGCTTCAGCGGCATCCGCTACGACTACTCCAAGGGCTACGCCCCCGGCTACGCGAAGGTCTATCACGACGCCATGGCGCCGGACTTCTGCGTGGGCGAGGTGTGGACCGACCTCAACTACGGCAACGTGGATGCCCACCGGCAGCAGCTGCTCAACTACGTCGACGGGACGGGCGGGACGTGCGGCGTGTTCGACTTCACGACCAAGGGACTGCTCAATCAGGCGCTGTCCTACAACGAGTATGGCCGGCTGAGGGACGGCTCGGGCAAGCCGGCGGGTGGCATCGGCTGGTGGGCGCAGAAGATGGTGACGTTCGTGGACAACCACGACACGGGCCCGAGCGAGAACTGCGATGTCGGGCAGCGCCACTGGCCGGTGCCCTGCGACAAGGTGATGCAGGGCTACGCCTACGTGCTCACCCACCCGGGCATTCCCTCGGTGTACTACCCGCACATCTATGATTGGAACCTCAAGGCTGCCATCAAGGCGCTGATGGACGTGCGCAAGTCCCAGGGCATCACCTCGACGTCGACGGTGTCCATCCAGCGAGCCGAGAACGGTCTGTACGCGGCCATCATCAATGGCAACACCGCGATGAAGATCGGCAGCACGGATTGGAGCCCGGGCACGGGTTGGACGCTCGCCACGTCCGGGAGCGGCTACGCGGTGTGGAAGCAGGGGAGCGGGAGCGGCGGTGGTGACGGTGGCGGTGGTACGTGCACGTCCGTGCCGGTGTCCTTCAGCATCAACAACGCCAACACCACCTTCGGGCAGGAGCTCTACGTGGTGGGCAATCAGACCGCGCTGGGGAGCTGGACTCCCGCCAGTGGCTTCAGGCTGACCATCCAGGGAACGGGTGCCAACGCCACCTGGAGCGGAACGGTGCAACTCCCGCCATCCACCGCCACTCAGTACAAGTACGTGAAGTGGAATGGCTCCACCGCGGTCTGGGAGAGCAATCAGTCCACCTCCAGTGGCAATCGTGAATTCACCACTCCGGCTTGTGGAGGTTCCGCCACGCGCGGCGACGGCGGCTTCAATCACTGA